GCATGATTGAGATTGTTtctaagggaaaaaaaatgtttccccttttttttttgggtttattCCAGATGCACAccaaaaaatcacaaatatataaaagtaATGCGAATTATTCTCGATTCTGTGAATATTTCCTCTTTGTGAATTGTCAcgtgtgtgcatttttttggCAGGGAAAAGTGCACCTGGAGCTCCGTTTGAGTGAAGTCATCACAGACAGCGGAGTCATCAACCACAAACTGGCCACGCGGTGAGGCTCTGCTCATGCTTCCTCTGCTATTGCAttgaacaaacacaaagactCATTATCACGTTATCCTGCCCATCTACTCCGAATAGTTTagattctcattttttttgcaggccgcatagtttccttcggagggccgtTATGTTCAAAAgagaaataataatttctcaactgaagacaatttgtaattttagtattgacacatgaagtcgatgcacaatttgtcttcacgggccacaaaatgatttggcgggccgtatctggcccccgggccttgagtttgacacctatgtttTAGAAAATCCAAAATAACATAAACAGATAGAAACCCTGCACTTTTTCTCCTTTGGTAACTGTTGAAGCATGGGAAAGTCTGTCCTCTCGTGACTCTCCTCCCATTCTCGTTTCACACAACTAATGTTACACAAGTCGAACGGCGAGGCGGTATTTACTCAAAAGACGGCGCGTCAACTTGCAGGATGTGCATCCGCACGCAGGCTTTTGTCATAAATCAACACTCCCGACCGAGCGTTCCCGCCACTTCCCGTCACCTGCGCTTTCGCTCGGCCTCACCGTTGTTCCGTTCCGAATTAGCGAATGGACGGATCGAGCTGGCAAGTCGTCCTCAGATGACGGCGTGTCCCTTTGCGTTTTTGTCTCTCGCTTCCTCCAGTAAACATTCTTGCGAAAGTTTCGACTGCACTAGCTTCCTGTGCGCCGGGGCCTCGACGAATAAATgcttgctgctgttttttatCATGCCCGTTATTTGACCACTTCTAAAGTAGTCAAGTAGGACaagtgtgatgatgatgatgatccaTCATGGCCGCACTCCCACACTTAGTGGCTAAGGTGCTTAGAGCCGAGATCACGAGGTCATCTTATTCGGTTCTTGGCGGCAGAGCCCCATTCACGACTCATTCAAAGAAATCCTTGCAGACATTTGATCCTGGTTACAGATTTAGTGTTTGTTCCAAGAGtggcaaatatttgtgtttgcatttttgcaaCTCGAGGAACCTGTTTTAAATGCACGGAAAGCTACATCCGCTTTTTTTgcctcaatttcttttttacgAATATTGCACATTCACCTGAATCTCTAATATTTGGACAACATGTTACTGATTGTCATTCTAGTTGAAAAACATGTTATCTATTAACCATGGATCAGCTTTAGTTATTACTAAAGCTCATCCTTCATCTGCTATACTGCTTAAGCGGCGACAcaccattttttgttttgggagcGCTCTCTGATTCATTATACTGCTGCTGGATTGGAATTGTTTTTGACAGGATGCGGGGGCGCCCCAAACTAGCGCATTAACATGAAAACGAGTCGCATGAAGTCAAGCAAAGATGTCTGCCAGGCAGTCGGAGGCGGCATGTCAGAGCTCAGCGGCGTGATGAGAGGGGGGCCGGAGAGTAGGCCAAGCAGGGGTTACATAAACAAGCTTATTGGACAGGAAGTGCGCCGGCATTAGAGACGCTTAACCCAGCCCTTCTTTATTAGGcatccctgtgtgtgtgtgtgtgtgtgtgtttgtttcatcGGGCTGTGTGACTAGTAGTGCATCACAGTGACACACAGGAAGTGATTCGTCCTGCCGGGTGTCTCGTCTTGTGTGTGCTAATTCCGTTACTGTGTGATGTCATCTGGGAGCAGGACAGCTTTAGACGCTGCAAGATAAATACAGAGGAATCAAGTTCTCATCTTTAATGCCCAAATGTTTTCTATTGgcagaataaataaaagacttGGCCTCACTGTTGTACTATTTTGGGAGGAGAGTTGggaaaaaacgtttttatgtttttaaaaagcgaGATGGATGCGCGCTTTGCAGTCGTCAGCCTTTTTGAAAATACCGATGAGCAGCCATGAAAAAATGCTGCCAGTGATTTCCTTCTAATTGAATAATAAATACGTCTGAAGGCTGGAATGTTGCTTTATGGTGAGACAGACTTATTAAAACATCGTTAATTTTGCCAGCGCAACAGCTGAAATAATATGTTTGTGATatattgtggttttttttaactgtcttgtattttgtttcttaaATTAGCTGCCATGGGCATTTTATAAATGATTCCACatgccaaatatttttttaattgttcatGTATTGCCCTTTTGACCTCTTTCCATAGATTTTAGATTAATGTGTGGGGGGgtataacaaaataaacccTCCGCTCATGTATCATTAACTTATCTCCTTGCCACACGCACGAGCTCCCACACGAGTCTTGTTTCTCACCTCCCACTAAGCTTTAACGGAAAAATAACAAGGCTCGCATGGGTACAAGTGCTCACATTTCTCTTGTGCTGCTAAAACACAAACGCTTGACAAACGCGACTGATGCTCGCTGGGGTTCTATCCAAGAGGGTCGGTCGATGAGAGGGAgctaaaagcattttttgagctgctgctgcttctggtGTCAGTTTTCACTGATTTTGACAGTGCTTGCGACCCGCCGGCTAATTAAGTGGTAATTGAGAACTTAACCGAGCTTTAATCGTCCCCAGGGAATGTTGGACTTAACTGGCTTTAAAAATGGTTTCCTGTAAAGACAACTATGCATTGCAATTAGTATCAAATAAGGATGTGACATGTTTGCGGGAGTGACACGCTATAGGGGAGTTTATTCGTTTAAacgaaaatgaagaaaaactcGTCTCGTTTGCATCCCGACAGAGTGCTGGAGTGCCAAGGTCTTCCAATCGTCAATGGGCAATGTGACCCTTATGCTGCTGTCTCGCTAATTGGACCTTCCAGGTTTGAATAATGCACACGGATGTCTCTGGTATAATTCATGTCCTTgcgtaaaatgtttttttttttctttatttctgcTATCTTCAGGTCCGAAGCAAAGAAGACCAAGGTGAAGCGGAAAACCAATAATCCACAGTTTGATGAAGTTTTCTATTTTGAGGTAAAAAGtttctttgattttattttgtgcaaccaaattcaactttttttcccccagtgtCTCTAGACAAGCTATCCCTACAAAAACATCAGGAGACTGTGTGCGCTTTCGTCCCTCTGAGCTCCTTTCAAAAACATCTTCtgagtattttatttaaagcaaTGAACAGAAATATTCTGCTAATACGTTTGAATTGAGTAATTGCTTAATGACATTAGCGCTTCAGTGCTGTCTACTGCATCACACTCCACAAACATCCTGTCCTGGACGTTATTAGGCCATAATATTTTCATCGCAGTAATCACTTTCTAATCGTCATCAGGAAGTTTAAAACGCTCTGTTTTATGAGAGACCAGTCTAAAGGGAAAAAGGCCTAAATTGTCGACTgtacacatttgaaaatgtgccCTTGTTGACCCCCATCAGCATGTGTGGCTCCTCCCACTTCCTTTAGTGACGCTGCAGGCCCGAAGGACAAGCGTGTGATTGATGCAGACACTCTGACTCATAAATGTCTGGCCTCTTGAAAGTTGCACAGTAAACAATAGTAGTAGCACTCAATGATTCCAACCTTGCGGGAATAGATTGAGGAAGACCCGCTTTGTTCCAGCATGACTGTGAACACCAAACATGATGAGTTGGGTGATTAGCATGTCTTCTTTTAGGTGACACGGCCCTTAAGCTCCACAAAGCGACAGTTTGATGTTGAAGAGGAAGACGTGGACAAACTGGCCTTGAGGTATGAATGAAAGCAACCTGGAAACGTGACACTTTGAACAGTGGCTTCTGATTGATGTCCACCAGGGTGGACCTGTGGAATGCCAGCAACTTGAAGTTTGGTGATGAGTTCCTGGGAGGTGTGCGGGTTCCTCTCAGAGTCTTGGGTCAATTTGGAGTCCACGATGCGTGGTAGGTGCGACGGGTCTCGCGCTTTTCTTGTTGAGTCTCATTTGTGCTGTCTTTGCAGGTACTATCTTCAGCCCAGGGAAAATGCAGGGAAGTCTGTGAAGGTAGAAGAGCTGGGATCTCTACGCCTGAACATTGTTTACACCGAGGACCACGTCTTCCCATCGGAGCACTACACTCCGCTCAGAGATTTGCTGCTGGATTCTGCAAACgtacaggtgtgtgtgtggatctTGAGGTGTCGCAGGCTTGACGTGATTTGCTCCCCGCGTAGCCCGTGTCGGCGTCCACCGCAAACATTTTGGGAGAGGTGTGTCGGGAGAAGCAAGAAGCCGCAATTCCGCTCGTGCGGCTCTTCCTCCATTATGGCAAGATCGTGCCTTTCATCAGCGCCATCGCGCACGCCGAAGTCAACCGTACGCAGTGAGTGTCGTTTCatgatgtttgcttttttgaaCGGGAGTTGTGAATCTCGTGCTTTGAAAGATGTCAATTGATTCGATTTATTTCAGTTATTTTTagacaagaaaaatattttattccgagatcatttcattatttcaaattagcCTTATTTACTTGGAATCTTGAACATAACATTTCGTTTTAGCGGTTGAGGGAAGCTGCGCAAGACTGATTTGTGACTTTGACTCAAATTCTAAGTTCAAAGAAAAATTCTAATTGCAATTCCTCTTCAAAACTCATTcatcaatgttttttcaaaGCGCGCTCTCATGAATTTTTCAAGCTCTGTATGTTTAtccaaattttgttttggctCGTCCGCTTTCTCACGTAGGGATCCCAACACCATTTTCCGGGGGAACTCGCTCACGTCCAAATGCATCGACGAGACCATGAAACTGGCAGGGATGCATTATCTTCAAGTCACACTTAAACCAATCATAGATGAGGTAGGAAGTCATTTGAAATAAGCTGCTATGTAACACACCAGTTATGGAAGCATTCTTAATTTCATCCCTCCACAGATCTGCACAGAACACAAGCCCTGCGAAATCGACCCAGTTAAGCTCAAGGAATCGGAAAACCTCGACACAAATAGGGTAAGGAAATGTTTTGGCGTGCGGCCGCGGTTATCTGACACATCTTCTTTatctcgccgccgccgcaggaAAACCTTCGCCACTATGTAGACCGTATCTTCAACGTCATCACCACATCTGGCGTTCGCTGCCCCACTGTTATGTGTGACATCTTCTTCTCGCTAAGAGAGTCTGCTGCCACTCGTTTCCAAGGTAACTGACCTCAGGTCAAGGTAATAAGCGGCATCAGGTGTTCGAGGACACGTTTTTGCAATTCATTCAGAATTGCAGGTTGCTGATTGACGTTATGCTCTCCGAGTATTGCCTGTATACTGTCCTCGTTCTATACTCTACTGCCACCACGTGGTTGCAGAATGCTATTGTTCAGATCCGAATACAAGAACGGATCGATTATGCAAAgaaaaattcattaaaaaaattatttgaacaTAAAAAAGCCTATTGCAGTGACCAAAATGCACAgtgcttatttttattttctcttccgTCCAAGATGAAGACCAAGATGTGCGGTACACAGCAGTGAGCAGTTTCATCTTTCTGCGTTTCTTTGCTCCAGCCATCCTGTCGCCCAATCTCTTTCAGTTACGGCCTCACCACCCGGTGAGTCGGATTTACTGTCGCTTAACAATCTCAAATGTGCTGTTTGTTATGCATCCTTTATCCTTCTTATTTTGCGCTGCAGGATGCCGCCACCTCGAGAACGCTTACTCTCATCTCCAAGACCATCCAGACGTTGGGAAGTCTTGCCACGTCAAAATCTGTAAGTaaccaaaatgttcttttattgTGATCCCAACGACATTGTATGATCACTTTTGTCTTCACTTGCTTCCTCTAAGGCTAATTTCAAGGAGACTTACATGGCAGGATTTTATGACTACTTCAATGAGCAGAAGTATGCTGATGCTGTGAAGAATGTGAGTTTTGGcatttttacctttttttcaCACCCGCTAAATTGTAgcagttcatttttttaacatgaaatACTCTCATGTATTTTGGATGTTGAGGAAATCGATGTATATCAAAGGATGCATTTTTAGTGGCATTTCTGAACTTTGCTCTAAAATAAGGGCTTTGATTGACTGAGGAAATtatatcaaaaaataaatcttttatttattttaaatatttgaaagtccaacccagcggcgcctggaaagcggactttaaaccgatgatgatgatgatttattttaaatattttggatGTTGAGAAAATGGATGTATATCAAAGCATGCATTTTAGTGTCATTTCTGAGCTTGGTACTAAAATAAGGGCTTTGATTGACTGAGAAAATtatctaaaaaaattaatcttttatttattctaaatattttggatgttaagaaaatggatgtatATCAAAGCATGCATTTTAGTGTCATTTCTGAGCTTGGTACTAAAATAAGGGCTTTGATTGACTgagaaaatgatttaaaaaaaaaaaagaaaaagcaatatTGTTGACTCTTGTCGTCATTCCACAGTTTCTAGACCTCATATCAACTTCCGGCAAGTGGGATCAGAAGAGTATTGAAACACCAATCATGCTCAAAGAGGGGTAAGCTGCCTTGATATTTTTAACGTGATACCAGCACGCCATATTTGTCAATGCAAACCATTTCGCTGCTATTTGAATAACAATTATTgacccgtccgtccgtcccttcACGAGGAGGTCCAATATGAACCCAGTCCTTTTTGTGGCCAACATACGCTGCTGTTACTTCAATTGTGTTTCTTAAAGAGGCTTCAAAGGAATTTTAATTTCCTGCCTCACTCATCAACATCCCCACCTTCTTGTCTTTCTGCCACCGGGGAGTAGAAGTGTAAAAGTCACAATAAAGAGGGTTGATGGGAAGGGCTCAAAAGGCACCAAGGGCAGGTAAGAGCTTCTCTTTGTGAGCTGAGCCCTCCTCGTGTGTGCACTGTAAACCCTCCAagtgctccacctcctctcccGTGTCACTCCTAGAAGACGCAGCGCTCGGTTTTATACGGCCGGGAGTAAATCAAGTGACGCTTTTTTGCTTTGGGACCGCAAAAGTGAAACGACGGTTTGACTCGCATTTCTCGTTGCTGGTCATGCGCCAGACGTGGTTACTCTACACGCATTCCTGGCTTCCTCACATATCTGCCCACTTCCCGACCCCGTTTGCCTGGTGTGTGTCACCTTATCGCTGCACATGAGACACTCCAGCACCGCTCCAAACGGGGCACCTCTGCACGTTCGGGGCTCAGGAATGTAAAAAAGGAGACGAGGAATCCCGTCGCATCATTTTCCCCTCCAAGTAGTCTGGCGCTAGCGTACGAGTTCCTCTTGTGTTCGCCTTCCTTTCCATGTTTTATCAATTAACGACAGCATCGCACTCGTACTGGCGGTTTTCAAGCGTGCTGTTTCTAATTTCCCACGCTTCGATCCAACCACCTGTTTCCAAGTTGTAAACATTAACTGGAAATGCACTTGGGATTCATAAACTATCAGAGTGATTACGTGTGTCTCGTACTTTCTGTTTAGTTTTTTAATGGCAATTGCAAAGCGGTACAGTTTGTCTAAATTGtataatttatattattattattattattattatatactatatataaattatcaaattatttttccatttaagttcctttttgtgtgtttgagccAAGTAACACAAGCATCCTTACGTGAGCTTAAGTGAGCAAATGAGTTTACTTCAGATGTTGACTCTAAACAGTCACGCAGCAATTAATACAACCCAAtttcaaaaatgcaaacaagacAAGAGATTTGACACATGCACAAGTCGTGTACTCTTTTTACCGCAATAAATACCTTGAGCTTGAGCTCAtctataaatattttcatcagaatgtctctcgctctctcccgCTCAGATTTATGATAAAGAGAGCGCAAGGAAGAAACAGATTTGGAATGAAGAACTTTAAGAAGAGATGGTTTCGTCTCACCAACCATGAGTTCACTTACCACAAAACTAAAGGTAGCCTCTtccatttgtctttgtgtgcacATAAAATGGCTGACAATGTGCTGAATTCAAGTAAACAACTTGTACAACATCACATAACATTTATTTGTAGTGCAATCATTtcatcaacacacacatgtataGATCCTGGCTGgtcaaatatgtatttttttaaaaagcaaatagAAAGCAGTAAAGCTGCTTCATTGCCTTCTacttaatatttaaaaaagcaaTCGTATGaagaatgtatttttaaaaagtagtgACGAACGCCACTAATGCATTACTTCTTCCCTCCAGGAGAGGGAGCTCTTTGCAGCATTCCCATAGAAAACATCCTGGCTGTGGAAAGGCTGGAGGAGGAGTCATTTAAGATGAAAAATGTAAGGgcttaacaaaaaaaacaaaaaaaaaagtcatattaCAGATTTCGAGAAAATGAATCATGCCTTCCCGCAGATGTTCCAGGTCATCCAGCCAGAGCGGGCGCTCTACATCCAAGCCAACAACTGTGTGGAGGCGCGAGATTGGATCGACATCTTAACCAAAGTCAGCCAATGCAACCGCAAACGTCTCAGCACCTATCATCCTTCAGCCTACCTCAACGGCCACTGGCTGTGCTGCAAGCTTTCTGCCGACACGGCGCCTGGCTGTACGCCCTGCACCGGGTGTGTGGACTTTTCCAAAAGTCCTCTTGGGTGGTCcttatcttgtgtttttgctcTCTGACGTTCTTGCGTGCATCTGTGTCTAGCGGGCTCCCAGCCAACATCCAGCTGGACGTGGACGGCGATAGAGAGACTGAGAGGATCTATTCCCTGTACAGCACATACATGACCAAGCTAATCAAGATGGAAGGTCAGAACGGGCAAAAACGTCCCGATGAGTGTTTGCGTTGAACTCCTTTGACCTCACACCTTCTTTGTCGCTCTCCCTTTTGGCCCGCAGAGGCCTGCGGCAGCAAGTCGGTGTACGACGGACCCGAGCAAGAAGAATATTCCAGCTTTGTCATTGACGACCCGCAGGAGACCTACAAAACTCTGAAGCAGATCGTTTCAGCTGTGCAGACCTTGGAGCAGCAGCATACCAAGTACAAGCGAGACAAGTTCAAGAAGACCAAGATAGGCAGCCAGTACGTGCTTCTGCTCAgcaaattcatttattttttattttattgtatttatttatttgaatttttgtattattttttttctcgcccAACATCTCACCACTCTCCTTGTTTCCCCAGGGAACATCCAATAGGGGACAAAAGTTTCCAGTGCTACATCCGTCAGCAGTCGGAGAGCTCCACCTATTCCATCTGACCGTCACTCTGGGGCCTCCTTCTGTCAAGTTCACAATCAGCACGTTGGAGTCGACAGTAAACGGCAGTCCATCTCTTCCGAAGTGGCTCGCACCCGATGTGCTGAATTCAGGGAAATTACGAGTTTTAAGTTTCCTACGAGGGAAACGGAACCGCACAGGGTTGCGCTCAAGATGCCATGCAGCACTCCGGATGTGTGGAGGAACTGACCTGGGATCAGTTGTGACTAAAAAGGAACCggagtggaggaggaggaagaagaagtgTTCATCCTTTCTGCGATGTGACGAAACTTTTCACTGGACAGCTTTGACAGTGAACGAGACGCACTTTAATCACCTCCGAATCAATGCACGAATAAgacgtttaaaaaaacaaaactatattTTACAGCTTTGATTTATATGACGGCTGTTGTAATGTTATATCGCATTTCGCGGATGGAAACTTCAGAAGGAGCagtattttcaaaattgtttttttaaatagctcACCAAAATGGATTTTCGGGACCAAGTCTGGTGTGAGCGAGATCACTGCCGTCGTTTATCATCCGTGCGCTGAACAGTCGCTGAGCTTTTATTTGCCGTCGTGTTTTGAAGTCGAGCCCTGGCCGAGCCGCTTCAGTGAGATTTGAACTGAATTCAAAAACCTGAAAGGCTATtctgttttatgtttaaaaaattgcCTCAGACGTTGGCTTTGCATGACTTCGCTGTTGGAGGTCTCAGCCGTCAAGATGGAGGTGGTGTCAAGCTACATACTAAATGCGTCACAATCCAATCGGATTTATCGGCCATATGTACACAAATCATTTAGTTGCAGATTGTGAAGACCATTTACTCATGCAATGCATGCATGACAAGTCATGAACAAACAAGTGATGGGAAaacgaagcttcaaatttgcttcacgAAAcagttggttttttttaacgcctctagatggcactgttggcTTAAAGAAAGGTTTTTAATAAATGCCAAGGTATTGTGCTTTGTGCAGAGAGCGCCATCTacaggagtaaaaaaaaaaacagcaactggttcatgaagcaaatctgaaccttcattttcccatcacgaCTCatcataagcattttttgttgtggACACAATTTCAACAGCGTTGAATGATTTCATCCACACATCGAACACAATGAGGTGGCATTT
The window above is part of the Syngnathus acus chromosome 3, fSynAcu1.2, whole genome shotgun sequence genome. Proteins encoded here:
- the rasa3 gene encoding ras GTPase-activating protein 3 isoform X1; this translates as MAVEEEGLRVFQSVKIKIGEAKNIPPYPGPNRMRDCYCTVNLDQEEVFRTKIVEKSLCPFYGEDFYCEIPRSFRHLSFYIFDRDVFRRDSSIGKVAVKKEDLQKYHGKDTWFQLQPVSADSEVQGKVHLELRLSEVITDSGVINHKLATRVLECQGLPIVNGQCDPYAAVSLIGPSRSEAKKTKVKRKTNNPQFDEVFYFEVTRPLSSTKRQFDVEEEDVDKLALRVDLWNASNLKFGDEFLGGVRVPLRVLGQFGVHDAWYYLQPRENAGKSVKVEELGSLRLNIVYTEDHVFPSEHYTPLRDLLLDSANVQPVSASTANILGEVCREKQEAAIPLVRLFLHYGKIVPFISAIAHAEVNRTQDPNTIFRGNSLTSKCIDETMKLAGMHYLQVTLKPIIDEICTEHKPCEIDPVKLKESENLDTNRENLRHYVDRIFNVITTSGVRCPTVMCDIFFSLRESAATRFQDEDQDVRYTAVSSFIFLRFFAPAILSPNLFQLRPHHPDAATSRTLTLISKTIQTLGSLATSKSANFKETYMAGFYDYFNEQKYADAVKNFLDLISTSGKWDQKSIETPIMLKEGSVKVTIKRVDGKGSKGTKGRFMIKRAQGRNRFGMKNFKKRWFRLTNHEFTYHKTKGEGALCSIPIENILAVERLEEESFKMKNMFQVIQPERALYIQANNCVEARDWIDILTKVSQCNRKRLSTYHPSAYLNGHWLCCKLSADTAPGCTPCTGGLPANIQLDVDGDRETERIYSLYSTYMTKLIKMEEACGSKSVYDGPEQEEYSSFVIDDPQETYKTLKQIVSAVQTLEQQHTKYKRDKFKKTKIGSQEHPIGDKSFQCYIRQQSESSTYSI
- the rasa3 gene encoding ras GTPase-activating protein 3 isoform X2, yielding MAVEEEGLRVFQSVKIKIGEAKNIPPYPGPNRMRDCYCTVNLDQEEVFRTKIVEKSLCPFYGEDFYCEIPRSFRHLSFYIFDRDVFRRDSSIGKVAVKKEDLQKYHGKDTWFQLQPVSADSEVQGKVHLELRLSEVITDSGVINHKLATRVLECQGLPIVNGQCDPYAAVSLIGPSRSEAKKTKVKRKTNNPQFDEVFYFEVTRPLSSTKRQFDVEEEDVDKLALRVDLWNASNLKFGDEFLGGVRVPLRVLGQFGVHDAWYYLQPRENAGKSVKVEELGSLRLNIVYTEDHVFPSEHYTPLRDLLLDSANPVSASTANILGEVCREKQEAAIPLVRLFLHYGKIVPFISAIAHAEVNRTQDPNTIFRGNSLTSKCIDETMKLAGMHYLQVTLKPIIDEICTEHKPCEIDPVKLKESENLDTNRENLRHYVDRIFNVITTSGVRCPTVMCDIFFSLRESAATRFQDEDQDVRYTAVSSFIFLRFFAPAILSPNLFQLRPHHPDAATSRTLTLISKTIQTLGSLATSKSANFKETYMAGFYDYFNEQKYADAVKNFLDLISTSGKWDQKSIETPIMLKEGSVKVTIKRVDGKGSKGTKGRFMIKRAQGRNRFGMKNFKKRWFRLTNHEFTYHKTKGEGALCSIPIENILAVERLEEESFKMKNMFQVIQPERALYIQANNCVEARDWIDILTKVSQCNRKRLSTYHPSAYLNGHWLCCKLSADTAPGCTPCTGGLPANIQLDVDGDRETERIYSLYSTYMTKLIKMEEACGSKSVYDGPEQEEYSSFVIDDPQETYKTLKQIVSAVQTLEQQHTKYKRDKFKKTKIGSQEHPIGDKSFQCYIRQQSESSTYSI
- the rasa3 gene encoding ras GTPase-activating protein 3 isoform X3, producing the protein MAVEEEGLRVFQSVKIKIGEAKNIPPYPGPNRMRDCYCTVNLDQEEVFRTKIVEKSLCPFYGEDFYCEIPRSFRHLSFYIFDRDVFRRDSSIGKVAVKKEDLQKYHGKDTWFQLQPVSADSEVQGKVHLELRLSEVITDSGVINHKLATRVLECQGLPIVNGQCDPYAAVSLIGPSRSEAKKTKVKRKTNNPQFDEVFYFEVTRPLSSTKRQFDVEEEDVDKLALRVDLWNASNLKFGDEFLGGVRVPLRVLGQFGVHDAWYYLQPRENAGKSVKVEELGSLRLNIVYTEDHVFPSEHYTPLRDLLLDSANVQPVSASTANILGEVCREKQEAAIPLVRLFLHYGKIVPFISAIAHAEVNRTQDPNTIFRGNSLTSKCIDETMKLAGMHYLQVTLKPIIDEICTEHKPCEIDPVKLKESENLDTNRENLRHYVDRIFNVITTSGVRCPTVMCDIFFSLRESAATRFQDEDQDVRYTAVSSFIFLRFFAPAILSPNLFQLRPHHPDAATSRTLTLISKTIQTLGSLATSKSANFKETYMAGFYDYFNEQKYADAVKNFLDLISTSGKWDQKSIETPIMLKEGFMIKRAQGRNRFGMKNFKKRWFRLTNHEFTYHKTKGEGALCSIPIENILAVERLEEESFKMKNMFQVIQPERALYIQANNCVEARDWIDILTKVSQCNRKRLSTYHPSAYLNGHWLCCKLSADTAPGCTPCTGGLPANIQLDVDGDRETERIYSLYSTYMTKLIKMEEACGSKSVYDGPEQEEYSSFVIDDPQETYKTLKQIVSAVQTLEQQHTKYKRDKFKKTKIGSQEHPIGDKSFQCYIRQQSESSTYSI